Proteins encoded by one window of Streptomyces clavuligerus:
- the pcrA gene encoding DNA helicase PcrA, which produces MSSLFDDHFLASLQSTPEDPPPPEDHEDSEAHAPEEIPDDLFQGAFDMPPARDAYHRDGAPRTVIDPASLLEGLNEQQRAAVVHAGSPLLIVAGAGSGKTRVLTHRIAHLLATRGVHPGQILAITFTNKAAGEMKERVEQLVGPRAQAMWVLTFHSACVRILRRESKKLGFTSSFSIYDAADSKRLMALVCRDLDLDPKKFPPKSFSAKISNLKNELIDEESFADSAADGFEKTLAQAYRMYQARLREANALDFDDIIMTTVHMLQAFPDVAEHYRRRFRHVLVDEYQDTNHAQYTLVRELVGPGYEDLPPAELCVVGDADQSIYAFRGATIRNILQFEEDYPEATTVMLEQNYRSSQTILSAANAVIERNESRRPKNLWTNAGDGAQIIGYVADTEHDEAQFVADEIDRLTDASEVKAGDVAVFYRTNAQSRVFEEIFIRVGLPYKVVGGVRFYERREVRDVLAYLRVLANPEDSVPLRRILNVPKRGIGERAEAMIDALSLREKITFPQALIRVDEAYGMAARSANAVKRFNVLMGELRTIVDSGAGPAVVLEAVLERTGYLAELQASTDPQDETRIENLQELAAVALEFEQARAEGEGEGGAGTLAEFLEQVALVADSDQIPDEDEDGSGVITLMTLHTAKGLEFPVVFLSGMEDGVFPHMRALSQKKELEEERRLAYVGITRARERLYLTRSTMRSAWGQPAYNPPSRFLEEIPVRHLEWRRTGPSAAPAGPVAGFGSRLPSAPSSRSRAGGAAGFATGRGGAGKPVISLSTGDRVTHDQFGLGTVVEVTGAGTDGAVATVDFGDPKPKRLLLKYAPVEKL; this is translated from the coding sequence ATGAGCAGCCTCTTTGACGATCACTTCCTGGCGAGCCTCCAGTCCACCCCGGAGGACCCCCCGCCGCCCGAGGACCACGAGGACTCGGAGGCACACGCCCCTGAGGAGATCCCGGACGATCTCTTCCAGGGCGCCTTCGACATGCCCCCGGCCAGAGACGCGTACCACCGTGACGGCGCCCCGCGCACGGTGATCGACCCCGCGTCCCTCCTCGAAGGGCTCAACGAACAGCAGCGCGCGGCCGTGGTCCACGCCGGTTCCCCGCTGCTCATCGTCGCCGGAGCGGGCTCGGGCAAGACCCGGGTCCTGACCCATCGGATCGCCCATCTGCTGGCGACCCGCGGTGTCCACCCCGGCCAGATCCTGGCGATCACCTTCACCAACAAGGCCGCCGGTGAGATGAAGGAGCGCGTGGAGCAGCTCGTCGGCCCGCGCGCCCAGGCGATGTGGGTGTTGACGTTCCACAGCGCCTGTGTGCGGATTCTGCGCCGCGAGTCCAAGAAGCTGGGCTTCACCTCGTCGTTCTCGATCTACGACGCCGCCGACTCCAAGCGGCTGATGGCGCTGGTCTGCCGCGATCTCGATCTGGACCCGAAGAAGTTCCCGCCGAAGTCGTTCAGCGCGAAGATCTCGAACCTGAAGAACGAGCTGATCGACGAGGAGAGCTTCGCCGACAGCGCCGCGGACGGGTTCGAGAAGACGCTCGCCCAGGCGTACCGGATGTACCAGGCGCGGCTGCGCGAGGCCAACGCCCTGGACTTCGACGACATCATCATGACGACCGTCCATATGCTCCAGGCGTTCCCGGATGTCGCCGAGCACTACCGGCGGCGTTTCCGTCATGTCCTCGTCGACGAGTACCAGGACACCAACCACGCCCAGTACACCCTCGTGCGCGAGCTGGTCGGACCGGGGTACGAGGATCTGCCGCCCGCCGAGCTGTGTGTCGTCGGTGACGCCGACCAGTCGATCTATGCCTTCCGGGGCGCGACGATCCGCAACATCCTCCAGTTCGAGGAGGACTACCCGGAGGCGACGACCGTCATGCTGGAGCAGAACTACCGCTCCAGCCAGACGATCCTCTCCGCCGCCAACGCCGTCATCGAGCGCAACGAGAGCCGCCGTCCCAAGAATCTGTGGACCAACGCGGGCGACGGCGCGCAGATCATCGGCTATGTCGCCGACACCGAGCACGACGAGGCGCAGTTCGTCGCGGACGAGATCGACCGGCTGACGGACGCGAGCGAGGTGAAGGCGGGCGATGTCGCCGTCTTCTACCGCACCAACGCCCAGTCCCGGGTCTTCGAGGAGATCTTCATCCGGGTGGGCCTGCCGTACAAGGTCGTCGGCGGTGTGCGCTTCTACGAGCGCAGGGAGGTCCGGGACGTCCTCGCCTATCTGCGGGTCCTCGCCAACCCGGAGGACAGCGTTCCGCTGCGGCGGATTCTCAATGTCCCCAAGCGGGGCATCGGGGAGCGCGCGGAGGCGATGATCGACGCGCTCTCCCTGCGCGAGAAGATCACCTTCCCGCAGGCGCTGATCCGGGTGGACGAGGCGTACGGCATGGCCGCGCGCTCGGCCAACGCCGTCAAGCGCTTCAACGTGCTGATGGGGGAGTTGCGCACGATCGTCGACTCCGGTGCCGGTCCCGCCGTGGTGCTGGAGGCCGTGCTGGAGCGGACGGGCTATCTCGCGGAACTCCAGGCGTCGACGGACCCCCAGGACGAGACTCGTATCGAGAACCTTCAGGAGCTGGCGGCGGTCGCGCTGGAGTTCGAGCAGGCCCGCGCCGAGGGCGAGGGCGAGGGCGGCGCCGGGACGCTGGCGGAGTTCCTGGAGCAGGTCGCCCTCGTCGCCGACTCGGACCAGATCCCCGACGAGGACGAGGACGGCTCCGGTGTCATCACACTGATGACCCTGCACACGGCCAAGGGGCTGGAGTTCCCCGTGGTGTTCCTGAGCGGTATGGAGGACGGCGTCTTCCCGCATATGCGGGCCCTCTCCCAGAAGAAGGAACTGGAGGAGGAGCGGCGGCTGGCGTATGTGGGCATCACCCGGGCCCGCGAGCGGCTCTATCTGACCCGTTCGACCATGCGGAGCGCCTGGGGACAGCCCGCGTACAACCCTCCGTCGCGCTTCCTGGAGGAGATCCCCGTCCGCCATCTGGAGTGGCGGCGTACGGGACCGTCGGCCGCGCCCGCCGGGCCGGTGGCCGGATTCGGGTCCCGGTTGCCCTCGGCTCCGTCCTCCCGCTCCCGGGCGGGCGGCGCCGCGGGGTTCGCCACCGGACGGGGCGGCGCGGGCAAGCCCGTGATCTCCCTGTCGACCGGGGACCGGGTCACGCACGACCAGTTCGGTCTGGGCACCGTGGTGGAGGTCACCGGCGCCGGGACGGACGGCGCGGTGGCGACGGTCGACTTCGGGGACCCCAAGCCCAAGCGGCTGCTGCTGAAGTACGCGCCGGTGGAGAAGCTCTGA
- a CDS encoding DUF397 domain-containing protein, which produces MSGARVGFQSGESDPADVIPAEVGYIWHKSSHSASGAGQCVEVAALPRAVHVRDSKSSAGPELGVTPDAWARFVVYAARQAD; this is translated from the coding sequence GTGAGCGGCGCGAGGGTGGGATTCCAGTCCGGCGAGAGCGATCCCGCGGATGTCATACCCGCGGAAGTCGGCTACATCTGGCATAAGTCCAGTCACAGTGCCAGTGGTGCGGGGCAGTGCGTCGAGGTCGCCGCCCTTCCGCGCGCCGTCCATGTCCGTGACTCCAAGAGCAGCGCGGGCCCGGAGCTCGGGGTGACCCCGGACGCCTGGGCCCGCTTCGTCGTCTATGCGGCCCGTCAGGCGGATTGA
- a CDS encoding LuxR C-terminal-related transcriptional regulator produces the protein MTETADTGRGGGVERRVRVVLVDDHRMFRTGVQAEIGRTEQTGVEVVGEAADVDQAVTVITSTRPEVVLLDVHLPGGGGVEVLRRCATLMASADSPVRFLALSVSDAAEDVIGVIRGGARGYVTKTITGTDLVDSIFRVQEGDAVFSPRLAGFVLDAFASTDAPPVDEDLDRLTQREREVLRLIARGYAYKEIAKQLFISVKTVESHVSAVLRKLQLSNRHELTRWATARRLV, from the coding sequence ATGACGGAGACCGCGGACACCGGCAGGGGCGGCGGAGTGGAGCGACGGGTCCGGGTGGTGCTGGTCGACGACCACCGGATGTTCCGTACGGGTGTCCAGGCAGAGATCGGCCGGACCGAGCAGACCGGGGTGGAGGTGGTCGGCGAGGCGGCCGACGTCGACCAGGCGGTCACCGTGATCACCTCGACCCGGCCCGAGGTCGTGCTGCTCGACGTCCATCTGCCGGGCGGCGGCGGGGTGGAGGTGTTGCGGCGCTGTGCCACGCTGATGGCCTCGGCCGATTCCCCGGTCCGTTTTCTGGCGCTGTCGGTGTCCGACGCGGCCGAGGACGTCATCGGGGTGATCCGCGGCGGGGCCCGGGGCTATGTCACCAAGACGATCACGGGCACCGATCTGGTGGACTCGATCTTCCGGGTCCAGGAGGGGGACGCGGTCTTCTCGCCCCGGCTCGCCGGGTTCGTGCTCGACGCCTTCGCCTCGACGGACGCCCCGCCGGTGGACGAGGATCTGGACCGGCTCACCCAGCGCGAGCGCGAGGTGCTGCGGCTGATCGCCCGGGGGTACGCCTACAAGGAGATCGCCAAACAGCTCTTCATCTCGGTGAAGACGGTCGAGTCGCATGTCTCCGCCGTGCTGCGCAAGCTCCAGCTCTCCAACCGGCACGAGCTGACCCGCTGGGCCACGGCCCGACGACTGGTGTGA
- a CDS encoding PspC domain-containing protein, which yields MPVASSRPPAAPRAPVPEDVPLRKLYRSAEGRLLGGVARGLAGHLGLPVIWVRLAFLGLFLIQGVGALLYAVFWIVVPLGVGGRTAEPRSVFEITGDGRRKLRKPDRGQLFAMLVLVFGAAIFIGSIETTSSRYVWPTLLIGAGVVLVWRQADNARRARWAEAEGRGRRLFQMVRGLAGVALVGMGLAGFMVVRGSAAQLGNVLTAAIAVVAGIGLLAGPWLVRMTQDLSEERTMRIRAQERAEVAAHVHDSVLHTLTLIQRRADDPGEVRRLARAQERELRNWLYRPEGTGKEESDEPDTLADAVKKAAAEVEDKHGVPLEVVVVGDCPLDEKLAAQMQAAREAMVNAAKYGGEGGAVQVFAEVDGRMVYVSVRDRGPGFDLDSVPGDRMGVRESIIGRMQRNGGSARLRPAPGGGTEVELEMERAAET from the coding sequence ATGCCCGTCGCCTCCTCCCGTCCCCCCGCCGCTCCGCGTGCTCCCGTGCCGGAGGACGTCCCGCTGCGCAAGCTCTACCGCAGCGCCGAGGGCCGGCTGCTGGGCGGGGTGGCGCGCGGGCTCGCCGGGCATCTGGGGCTGCCGGTCATCTGGGTCCGGCTCGCCTTCCTCGGTCTCTTCCTCATCCAGGGCGTCGGCGCGCTGTTGTACGCGGTGTTCTGGATCGTCGTCCCGCTCGGGGTCGGGGGCCGTACGGCGGAGCCGCGTTCGGTCTTCGAGATCACCGGCGACGGCAGACGCAAGCTGCGCAAGCCCGACCGGGGGCAGCTCTTCGCGATGCTCGTGCTGGTCTTTGGCGCCGCGATCTTCATCGGCAGCATCGAGACGACAAGCAGCCGCTATGTCTGGCCCACGCTGCTGATCGGCGCGGGTGTCGTGCTGGTGTGGCGGCAGGCGGACAACGCCCGCCGTGCCCGCTGGGCCGAGGCCGAGGGCCGTGGGCGGCGGCTGTTCCAGATGGTCCGGGGGCTGGCCGGGGTCGCCCTGGTGGGCATGGGTCTCGCGGGTTTCATGGTGGTGCGCGGCTCCGCCGCCCAGCTCGGCAATGTGCTGACCGCCGCGATAGCCGTCGTCGCCGGGATAGGGCTGCTCGCCGGGCCCTGGCTGGTGCGGATGACCCAGGATCTCAGCGAGGAGCGGACCATGCGCATCCGCGCCCAGGAGCGGGCCGAGGTCGCCGCCCATGTCCATGACTCGGTGCTGCACACCCTGACGCTGATCCAGCGCCGGGCCGACGACCCGGGCGAGGTCCGCCGTCTCGCCCGGGCCCAGGAGCGCGAGCTGCGGAACTGGCTGTACCGCCCGGAAGGGACGGGCAAGGAGGAGTCCGACGAGCCCGACACCCTCGCGGACGCGGTGAAGAAGGCCGCCGCCGAGGTCGAGGACAAGCACGGCGTCCCGCTGGAGGTCGTGGTCGTCGGCGACTGCCCGCTGGACGAGAAGTTGGCCGCGCAGATGCAGGCGGCGCGCGAGGCGATGGTCAACGCGGCCAAGTACGGTGGCGAGGGCGGTGCCGTCCAGGTCTTCGCCGAGGTCGACGGTCGTATGGTCTATGTGTCCGTACGGGACCGCGGCCCGGGCTTCGACCTGGACTCGGTCCCGGGCGACAGAATGGGCGTCCGGGAGTCGATCATCGGCCGGATGCAGCGCAACGGTGGATCGGCCCGGCTCCGCCCGGCACCCGGCGGGGGGACGGAAGTGGAGCTGGAGATGGAGAGGGCGGCGGAGACATGA